One window from the genome of Sulfodiicoccus acidiphilus encodes:
- a CDS encoding IS607 family transposase gives MLKPKEVCQRLGISYATLREYVKKGYIKPVVLQSGKWRFGEEDVEKLMGIVRKRKILYARVSSNTQKDDLANQVKYLEENVKEYDQVITDVGSGLNAKRKGFLKLLRMILNNEVSKVVVAYPDRLVRFGFEILEEVCKAHNCEIVVLNNEDETPEQELVEDLISILVSFGGKLYGMRSHKHEKVKECVEELKD, from the coding sequence ATTCTTAAGCCTAAGGAGGTATGCCAACGCCTAGGAATATCCTACGCAACACTCAGAGAATATGTAAAGAAAGGCTACATTAAACCAGTAGTACTACAGAGCGGGAAATGGAGGTTCGGAGAAGAGGACGTCGAGAAACTGATGGGAATTGTCAGAAAGAGGAAAATACTATACGCAAGGGTCTCCTCAAACACGCAAAAAGACGATCTGGCAAACCAAGTGAAGTACCTCGAGGAGAACGTTAAAGAATACGACCAAGTGATAACAGACGTTGGATCTGGACTGAACGCGAAGAGGAAGGGGTTCCTCAAATTACTAAGAATGATACTGAACAACGAAGTATCAAAAGTGGTCGTAGCCTACCCGGACAGACTGGTAAGGTTCGGTTTCGAAATACTTGAGGAGGTGTGCAAAGCACACAACTGCGAAATAGTAGTGCTAAACAATGAGGACGAAACACCCGAGCAGGAACTGGTCGAAGACTTAATCTCAATCCTAGTCTCTTTCGGCGGTAAACTCTACGGTATGAGGAGCCATAAACACGAAAAGGTGAAGGAGTGTGTCGAAGAGCTCAAGGATTAG
- a CDS encoding HD domain-containing protein: protein MKLVRDPIHGFIEIDEDKIEIVSNPLFQRLRFISQTGLASHVYPGMTHTRFEHSLGVMKASSEIVKRVGENSGLDFVSKGFVNLVSSVGMLHDIGHLPFSHTFELGLEMANKVYGLRLEDNGRKTHVHIGLRVIEEEFAKNLEKISKETNISDPVKFTKDALLDVPKSEEERLCSYIISSSIDADRSDYLLRDSYYAGVVYGLFDLERLKRILVYRDGKLQVLEKGVPIAEEFLLGRTHMYQNVYFHSVVGMFNAILALALAKMFKDGELSLPNKSEELLDMTDFRILTEVGKKGGYAHDAILFRKGFKRAKDLELNGECARMFYQVRKEAIDIMRDSDGMVVFHEFSDAPDQDPLNLFVYTKEGPKEMKTVSKVAGALGRIDKVVLAFHETANSSMVDRARSLLEWLKSTC from the coding sequence AGACCGGTCTGGCAAGTCATGTCTATCCTGGGATGACGCATACTAGATTTGAGCACAGCTTAGGAGTAATGAAAGCCTCGTCAGAGATAGTGAAGAGGGTTGGAGAAAATAGTGGGCTTGACTTCGTAAGCAAAGGATTTGTGAACCTCGTTTCCTCGGTGGGAATGCTTCACGATATAGGACATTTACCGTTCTCTCACACCTTCGAGCTCGGACTAGAAATGGCAAATAAAGTATATGGACTAAGACTTGAAGACAACGGGCGGAAAACTCATGTGCATATAGGTCTCCGAGTTATTGAAGAGGAATTCGCTAAAAACTTGGAGAAGATATCTAAGGAGACCAACATATCCGATCCGGTCAAGTTTACCAAAGACGCTCTTCTAGACGTCCCAAAGAGTGAGGAAGAAAGGCTTTGCAGTTACATTATTTCAAGTTCAATTGATGCAGACAGGTCAGATTATCTTTTAAGAGACTCTTATTACGCCGGCGTAGTTTACGGCCTCTTCGATCTCGAGAGACTCAAGCGAATATTGGTATACAGGGACGGGAAGCTTCAAGTGTTGGAAAAGGGGGTTCCAATAGCAGAGGAGTTCCTTCTAGGTAGGACCCACATGTATCAGAACGTGTATTTCCACAGTGTAGTGGGCATGTTTAATGCAATCTTGGCCTTAGCTTTAGCCAAGATGTTTAAGGATGGAGAGCTTTCGTTACCTAATAAGTCCGAAGAACTGCTCGATATGACCGATTTCAGAATCCTGACAGAGGTGGGCAAGAAAGGAGGATATGCTCACGATGCTATACTTTTCAGGAAAGGGTTCAAGAGGGCTAAGGACTTGGAGCTGAACGGCGAATGTGCCAGGATGTTTTACCAAGTTAGAAAGGAAGCCATCGATATAATGAGGGACTCCGATGGGATGGTCGTTTTTCACGAGTTCTCCGACGCTCCAGACCAAGACCCCCTGAACCTATTCGTATACACAAAGGAAGGCCCAAAGGAGATGAAAACGGTATCTAAAGTAGCTGGAGCTCTTGGAAGAATAGATAAGGTTGTACTAGCTTTTCATGAAACGGCGAATAGTTCTATGGTCGATAGAGCTAGAAGCCTATTGGAATGGTTGAAATCAACCTGTTAA